From the genome of Vallitalea longa:
TTGGTTGTAAAATAAGTTTCAAAGTCTGTAAATTGGATAATTCAATTTCACTGTCAATCCTATAATCGAACTTATCCGAATATCTATAATTTTGTATTCTAATATAATCACTAACATGTTTTATCTCACTATTGATAGGAACTAATTTATCTAAGTCATAGATAGAGTATCTAAGCATATTACCAATCAACGTAACCATTTTACTTATATCTTTTGTTTTATTCAATAAGGCCAAAGCTTTGACAGATTGTAATGTATTATATAGGAAATGTGGGTTTATCTGACTTTGCAACATTTTTACTTCTGCTTCTTTACTTTTCATCTTATAAGAATATATGTCTTCATTTAGCTTGTTGATGCTCTCTATCATTACGTCTATATTACTACTCAACATTTCCATCTCTATAGTACTATTATCGTATAATTTGATATCAAAATTACCCTGTCCTATATTCTCCATCTTTTTCATTAATCCTGATATGGGTTTAGTTATACTTCTAGAAATGAATATGGACACTATTATAACAATAAACACACAAATGATGATTAAAAAGAATGTGAATATTTTTATATTATCTAAGTGACTCAGTATCTCTTTCATAGGTATGATTGAAATTATTTTCCACCCAGTGATTGTTGAAGTTTTATATACGACAAGAACATTTTCTTTATCATGTTTTGAAACAAATTGTCCACTCTGCTGACTTAAATTGGTTATGATGTTTTTTTTGAAATCATTATCAAATTGATAGCTGGTCGGATTATAAACTAATTCATTATTATTATCTAGTATTAAAAAGAAACCTGTTTTACCTAATTGAGCATCTTGTGTAATGTCTGCAATATCACTGATGTTCAAATTACATAAAAGCATTGCATAGAATTCTCTATTAGGATCTGTATAATCCATGATAGGAATGACTGTTGAAACTACATTCCCAAGATTATTATCTAGCACATAATAATCTTGAGAATGAATACCTGTGAAACAAACTTTTGCATATTTTTCCTCATACTTCGGGAACCAATCCTGTTCATAAAAATTATAGTCTTTTCTTACACATGAATTTGAATAATTATAACAAGTACCATCTTTTTTTATGATTATCAAATCTTTTATTTTTCTATTGAACTTTTTAGTTTCTTGTAGTACATCTGAAATCTTCCTATTATTATATAGGAAACTTGAACCTATAGACAATTCATCTTCTTTGATGGCATTAATTATCTCCTCATTTCCAGCTGTAATTTGAGTTAGATTTTTTATTTGCCCGAAATAAAGATCTATGCTAGAACTGGTCTGAGCTATTATTTTTTCTGTATAACTTAATATTTCATTAGTTAAAACTTGTGAAAAGAACCTATACCCTACTAAACCTATAATACAGAGAACAATAATAAAAATAACTGAAAAATAAATCATGATATTGCTTTTTAAAGATTTTATATGAAAAAATCTCAACAATATCCCCCCCTATATTTATTTAATCAATACCTTAAAATATAAATAAACACATTAATAAATCTATATATAATTAAGTCATATCCTATTGCAACTTATAATTATATATATCCGTAACAATAACAATAATAATATCATATTAATTATTAAATAACAACTTAATATGGCGTTTGTAATTCCATATGTAGAATTTCATTTATTCATATACAAATTATTCTTAACAACAATTATCTTAATTAATAAAAGCAAAAAAAATGACTCCTAAATATAATAGGAATCATCTTATATAGTTAACTATATTTAATTTATCTATAACAAATCTACTACTTCGTACTGATTATTTTACTTCAACTGCCCATCCATTTGGATCTTCTACATGACCAGTTTGAATACCAGTGATAGTATCATAGATTCTTTGTGATACTTCTCCGATATTTCCATCATTTATACTAATAACTCTTCCATCATAATTAAGTTCACCAATAGGTGATATTACAGCAGCTGTTCCAGTTCCGAATGCTTCTTCTAGTGTTCCTTTTTCAGCTGCATCATAGATTTCTTCAACAGATAGTTTTCTTTCAGAAACAGGTATATTCCAAGTCTTTAATAATTCTATAACAGAATCTCTAGTAACTCCTGCTAATATACTACCCTCAAGTGATGGTGTAATAACTTCTCCGTTGATTTTGAAGAATACGTTCATAGTACCTACTTCTTCAACATATTTTCTTTCTACTCCATCTAACCATAATACTTGAGAATATCCTCTTTCTTTAGCTTTCATTTGAGCTTTAATACTAGCTGCATAATTACCACCAGTTTTAGCAAATCCGATTCCACCTTTTACAGCACGAACATATTCAGTTTCAACCCATATTTTAACAGGATTGATTCCTTCTTTATAATAAGCACCAACTGGACATAATATAACCATAAATTTGTATGAATTAGAAGCTCTTACACCTAAGAAAGGATCTGTTGCAATAATGAATGGTCTAATGTAAAGAGAAGTTCCTTTTGGAGTTGGAATCCAATCTTTTTCTACTTTGATTAAATCATTGATTGCTTGGAACATATCATCTTCATCAATTTGTGGTATACATAATCTATCATTAGTCACATTTGTTCTATGTATGTTTTTATCAGGTCTGAATAGAAGAACTCTTCCGTCTTCTGTCTTATACGCTTTCATTCCTTCAAACATTTCTTGTCCATAATGGAAAACCATAGCGGAAGGATCCAAACAAATAGGTTGATAAGGTACGATTCTAGGATCATGCCAGCCTTGACCATCATTATAATCCATAATAAACATATGATCAGTAAATTTAGTTCCGAATCCAAGATTATTGAAATCAGGTTTTTCTTTTAGATCTTTAGTCAATTCATATTTAATATTTAGCATTAAAAATGCCCCCTTCTTAATTTTTAAGGGAATTATTATTCCCTGTTATTTCATACTTAAGTTTCATACTTATTATAACTGCTCAATTTACATAATATCATAAAACAGAAAAAAATGTTCTTACATAATTGTTTTTTTAATATACAAATGTGTTTTATCTATAACACTTAACATAACTAAGTAAAAGCTTAAGTAACTCATATTTTGAAAATTATTTAAGGTATATTATATACTCATTAATTGCTAAATGCAATATAATATGCTCAAAATTTCTATTTACTAAATTGTTCAAACAAAATATCTATATCCCGTAATTTATTTGATATTTCAAAAACAAAATTTTGTATAGATTATAGTCATAGATTATGGTATGATTATATTAGAACATATATTCGGTATTCTACCAATTAATAGAGTGATTACGATGAGAACTATTTTCCATATTGATATGAATTCTTTTTTTGCTTCTTGTGAGCAAGCTTTGAATCCTAAATTAAAAGAGAAACCTTTAATAGTAGGGGGAGACCCTAAGAAAAGGCGAGGTATCGTACTAGCTGCCAGTTATGATGCAAAGGCTTATGGTGTGAAGACCACTATGCCCATCTGGCAAGCTGTTAAGCTATGCCCAGAAGCTGTCATCATCAGACCTACTCACAACTTATATAGTAATATCTCCAAGAAAATAATGAATATTTTTGATGAGTATACACCTTTAAAACAACAGTTATCCATTGATGAAGCTTTTCTAGACATGACTGGAACTGAAAATCTATTTGGTTCTACACTAGAAGCAGCCTCTATAATACAGAATAGGTTACTTGATGAATTGGATATTCCATGTTCTGTAGGTATATCTTCTAATAAATTATTGGCAAAAATGGCTTCTGATTATAAAAAACCACTTGGAATAACAGAGATCTACCCCAAAGACATAGAAAATAAATTATGGCATCTACCTGTGGGAGAACTTTATGGTGTGGGTAAAAAAACAACTATTGCACTTAACAAGATCAATGTAAAAACTATAGGTGATTTAGCTAAATGCCCAGTTGATACACTTGCAACTATAATTGGTAACAAATATGCAAATGAAATCCATGATTCAGCTAATGGTATTGGTGAAAGTATTATCGACCCTAATGTTAGAAATGAGACCAAAAGCATAAGTAACGAAATTACTTTCTCATCAGATATAGATGATCTGGACAAACTAAAAAAAGAAGCTCTACTATTAGCAGATTCGGTAAGCTGGCGACTAAGGAAACATATGTTAAAAGGCAAAACCATATCTATTAAAATCAAATATAGTAATTTCAAGACAATAACAAGAAGTATTACTATCAATAATCCAACGGATGTTACCGATATTATATATAATAAAACTTGTAATTTATTGGATAATCTAGAATTGGGACAATCTGTTAGATTACTTGGTGTTGGAATAGGAAATTTTGATAATAGCGAGTATCAACAACTGTCTTTGTTTGAAAAGGAAGAAAACGTCCCTCATAAAAAAGAACAAGTGGATAGGTTAGTAGATGAACTTAGAGAACGTTTCGGTTATGATTCAGTGAAAAGAGCTTCATTGATAGATAATAGTTACAATCCTAAGCAAAAATAAATAGCATGGGAAGGATGATATAATGCCATTCATATATTTTTTGATATTATTTATATTTATATGCTTGCTGACATTACTAATATTGAACCATATTTTATCAAAAGGTATCGACACTCCATTACATAATATCTTAATTATATTAACACAGATAATCATTTTACTTGCAATAATCATTATGAAAACACACTCAGAAACATTAAGCTTATTATGTGGTTTCATCATTTCGTTTATAATATTTATTGGAATAGTACTGACGAAAGGTATTAATCAGAATAATAAATATTGAGTAACTGTTCTTAACGAATTACTATAGCAAATTACTATACATGGATATAAATCCACATATATTATAAATAACATAAATCTCCAATACAATTTTACTATTGGAGATTTTATTTTTAACATATTTACCTGATTTACTTATTTAAATACAACTTTAACGTTCATGTGATGCATTAATCGACTTGCTTTAATTTGTAATGTTTTTAAATTAATTTATAAGTTAGTATTATTGTTTATCGTCATGATTAATTAATTCAGTATCTATTGTTTTAATTATTTTTTCTCCCTTATTATTATCATAATAATCATAGATGATATTACCATTCTCATCTAAATCCAATACTGGAGAGTATTCTTTATTGGTAATATTGATTTCTCCTACTTCATCATAATATCCTATCTTGAAATCACTTGTTATGTAATACATATTATATATATTAAAATTACTTGAACCATATTGTCCTACTAGAAATTCATAGTTACCATCATTATTATAATCTTCAATAGTTATATCAAATTTATTTTTCACTGATAGCTGCTCATTGAATTCATTGCTAGAATATGAGTCTATAATATAGTTTTTATCAGTATCTATAATACATAATTTACAGTTTCCAACCCAATTAGCACCATATTCTGGTCCAGGATTATAGTCTTCATAATACTTACCATCATATAATCTAAGAGCAATTATATAATTATCCTTACCCATCATACTTAAGTCGCTTTCTCCTAGAGTTACATCTGTCATTACTTTAATATCTACATCTTTCTCATCATTATTACTATAACTTTCTTGGTCTATACTTTTACAGCTACTACATACAATCATCACAATTAAAATTATATTAATCAAATGACTCTTTCTCATATTTTCATATACACCTCTTTTCATCAGATAATTTTAGATTTATTGGCTATATTGTATATTATAACTCACATTATTTTAAAATCAAATCGCCTAAATTATTAAATATGTTATAATATTCTATTTTGGTTACATAATCATCAATAGCATTGAAAAGAAAGATACAACGAATCAATGATTACTACAAATAAAGTCATCTTCATTTATTTGCAATAAGATTACTCTTATATATGAAGATAACTTTCCATAATACCAACAGAATACCATTGATATTTCTGTCTATTACTTGACTTTTATGTAAACCATTCCCCAGAATTCAAGTTTAGGTACTTCAAAACAAATATAATTACCTCTTTCCAAAGATTCAGTTGTATATTCCACCTCTACACTGCTTATGCTTTCATTATCAGGTGAGGCATAATAAACACCCATCACCTGTTCATCAATAAGAGCTTTTATTTGTATACCCTCTATTTCTTTAGGTTTATTATTTTTCTCTTCATTCCATACATCATTATCTATACCTACCATGTTTATGAGATGTATGACTTTATACTCATTCACTTCTCTTATTTGTGTCCATATTGAATGTTCTGTAGGATAAGAGGAAAAATCACTTCCTGAAAATAGGTATTCTGTATTGATTCCATTTGCATGAGTCATAGATATATCTACTGCATCCATATCATATAGAATATCTCCATATCTGACTATGAAATCATAATAACTCCTGACCTTTTCCCCTTGTCCATCTGTCAACTTACCATAATTAACATAATACGGGTCGCATAAAACACCATTTTCTTCACCTAGAACCAGTTGAAATCCTCCACTAGCTGTTATAACAGCAGTTGTAAGCAAAAGACTATTCAAACAACTTTCTGGTGAGTAATCGTACTTTTTATCAAAACACTTCATGTAAGCTGCAAGAATAACTTGTTTACCACTTAATTCTTTTGCCCTATGAATCAATTCAAATAAATGCCTGTATTTAGATTGTGGGTCCCATACTTCTATATAGCAGGCAGCTTGTTTACTAGGTGCTACTGCTTCTATCGCCCAGTTACCGACTGCATTGAAGATTAAGCCAATATCTGGCTTGATACTACTTAATTTATTATAGGTCTTATTGATAAATGGTAAGAACTGCTCGTTAAGTCTCACTAATTTTTTATCATTATCAAGAATGGAATAAGCTGTTTTTGGGAACCCGTACGTATCAAGGTGAATACCATCAAAATCCAATTCATGTATGGCTAATTCATATTGATTGATTATATGCTTGGTCCAAGGAGACGATTCATCAATATTCATTATATAAAACCATTCCCCTAGATTCTGTGGTTTATCATCGTTAGTATATAAGCCCCACTCTTTATGTTTTTCATAAAAATCTTTTGAAGATGCATAGATACATCCATATCCTATAGCTGCCATATTGTAAGTATGACAACTGTTTATTTTATCTATTATGGCTTCTCTGGATAGTTTTCTATCAAGTAAATCCATGAAATACGGTTTTTTTGGTATTAGATCTTCATGTCTATACATCCAATCGTAAAATTGAACCACATTGATATGATATTTCAACATCTGCAGAACATCTTTTTCATCTTTTTCATCCTCTTTGTAGAAATCACTTAAGAATCCATATCTAGGCCTAACCTTCCAATGTTCCAACACATCAAAAGAAGTCTCTCTGTAACTGCCCTGAATACTTACATGAACCCCATATCCTCTGTTTTTTACATTAGGAGGCATGTATTCTAATTTTACTTTATTGATTCCTTCATTGAGTACATGTATTTCTTTTCTATTACATATTATTTTATTTAAATGAGATATTTTATAATTGATATAATAAGGTTTTTTGTCTTTATCTCTATTATTTATATGTATATTAATTTTTACTTTTTCATTCGGTTTATATACTGCTTTATCTGGAAATATATCTATTATTTCGATTCTTGCGTCATTCATGTTTTCCATTCTTTTCACCTCTAAGCTCTATTCTTTTATTGCGCCCTCACCGATACCTCCAACTACAAAGAATTTTTGATTTATAGTATAGACTATCATAACTGGAATCAATGTTATTATTGATGCAGCAAAAACCAAACCATATTTAGTAGCATGCTGTCCATTGATCCTGTGGATGACGATTGGTAATGTCAATAGATTCTCTTTCGCACCTAATATAATCTTTGCTGTCAAGAAATCGTCCCATGTTCCCAATAGAACGAGAATCGCCAATGTTCCAATAGCCGGTCTAGCTAAAGGCATTACAATCTTCTTAAATATCGTAAAATGTGAACCTCCATCAACCACAACAGATTCAATTAATTCATTGGGAATAGCTTCAAAAAATCCTCTTAGGAAAAAGGTATTACCGCATATTCCTGTACCGATATATAGTAATATAAGTCCTCTTCTTGTTCCTATCATACCTAATTGATTAATCAACATAAACTGAGGTATTATATTCAATACGCCTGGTATCATAAGCGTAAATAAATATAACTTGAATAATAATTCTTTACCCCTAAATGGAATTTTAGCAAAAGCATATGCTGATAATGCGGAAATAAATATAACGATTATGGTTGTTACAAAAGTAATAAATGCACTATTACCAAAATAGTCAAATATATGATAAACATTTACTATTTCTTTAAAGTTATCAAAAGTAAATTCTTTTGGTAACAATCTAGGTGGATTAGGTAAAGAAAATGTGAATGTCTCAAATGAATTACCTATCATTATAATAAATGGAAGCATGAAAATTACAGCACCCAAAATGAGTAATGCCCATTTAAGTATTTTTCTAATGTTTTTCAATATGATTCATCTCCTTTAATAATCCACTTTCATTTTTTTATTCAATATAAGAGTTACAATCAATATGCTAATGGCTGTTATCAATCCTATAGCCGCGCCTTCTCCAAATTTATACAATTTGAATGTACGTGTATATAATAAATATTGAAGTACACTTGTTTTTCCTCTAGGATCTCCTCCTGTTAGAACGAGAACTTGTAAAAATACGTTGAATGATCCTATCAATAATTGTATAGTTAGAAAAAAAGTAGTTGGTTTTATTAAAGGTATAGTAACATTTTTTAATTTCTGGAATCCAGTTGCACCTTCAATAGCTGCCACTTCATAATAACTCTTGTTGATACCTTGTATTGCCGCTAAATACAACAACATAGCATATCCAATATTTTTCCATATTCCAAGTATCCATATGGATATATTTCCACCCCATTCTGTTTTCAGCCAGTTTATGGGGGTAGATGTTATATGTAGAACATTAACCAATAAATAATTTATTGGTCCTTGGATACCAGGATTAAATAAATACTTGAACACTAATCCCGCAATAATCCATGAAGTGATAACTGGTAGATAATAGATCACTTTAAAGGTTGTAGAAAATTTCTTAATAGAATTAATGGCTACTGCTATAATAAGTCCTAGAAATAATGTTATAGGTGTTACAACGACAGCATATAAAATATTATTTCTATAAGCAGTAAAAAACCTTTGTTGAGATTCTGTGAATAATGCTTTGAAATTATCAAGTCCTGTAAAAGTCAATTTACCTGAAATAATGTCATAATCTGAAAAACTGATTTGAATGTTTTTCAACATTGGATAAAATATGAATGCAACAGCTAATATTAATCCAGGTAGTATAAAGATAATCGCCTGCCAAGATTTATTATATATCTTGTTAGATTCATTGTGTGTCTTTTTTCTGACCTTACTAGTCCTCATGTGTCAACCCTCCAATGAAGTTAATAATAGGTCTATCCTAGAATACATACTTTTCTAAGATAGCCCTATGTATTAATTATAATTAGTTATTGCTAAGAACCCCATCTATCAACTCGGCTGCATTTGTCAACCCCTCTTCAGTTGTTACTGCCTCAGTTAGAATACTATCAAAAGCGTCTTTTAGATGTTCTTCTATTGTAGCCTTTTCAGGTGATGGAATACGTGTGTTAGCATTGTTCAACTGTTCAAGATAAACAGACCATACTTCATCACTTGTCAACTCTTCATTTTTTGCTGCTGATTTTAATACTGGCATCTGTCCCATTTCTTTTCCCATCAACACTTGTACTTCTTCGGAAAGTAAGAATTGGACAAATTGGAAAGCTTCTTTTTTATGTTCACAACTGTTGAATATACCTATGCTCTCACCACCTACTATTGAACTTGACTGGTTATCATAAGTTGGAATAAGTGCTGGTTTCAGTCCTGAATCTTCCCAATCTTCTGTGAAGGCAAAGAACCATGGACCTTCAAGGAACATTGCATATTCTCCAGATTTTATACCATCCCAAGCATCTGTACTTCCATCGATTTCTTTGATTGTGAACATTCCTTTATCATGAAGTCCTTTTAATTTATTGACTGCATTAATGCTTTGTTCACTATCAAGATATCCTGTTGCTTTTGTAAAATCTTCATTAGTTATAACACCACCAAATGACCAGAAATAAGGTAGGAAGTCCCAATCTCCCGCACTTGAAACATTCATTGTATATTCCCCTTTTTCAAGGCTTGCATCAATGAATTCTTCCATAGTCTTTGGAACATCATCAAATCCTAATTCTTTTAATTTATTCATATTGAATATTGCCGCTTTACAGCTACTATCAAGTGGCAAACCATAATACTTACCATTATAATAATTGGTAGCCATAGGTCCATCAAATAAATTAGATTTCAATTCATCAAAACCTTCCATATCATCTAATGGTGCTAATGCTCCCATTTTAGCTAATCCGGAAACATCTGTTAAATCAAGTCTAGCAATATCTGGTGTAGTATTAGTACCTGCACTAATGACTATCTGCTCAGCATATTGATCATTACCTTGTGCTACCACCTCAATTTCAATGTTAGGATATTTTTCATTGAACATTGGAATAATGGTATCTTGGAAAAATGGTGTTTCCTTATCTGCACCATAGTTATGCCAAAATGTCAGTTTTACTTTTTCACCCGAAGCTTCTTCTTGGTTGAAATCCTCTTCTTTTGTTTGACCGTCAATATCATTTACACTATCTTTCGCATCATCACTTTTAGTACAACCAGTAAACATAAGTGTCAATGCTAACACTATAATCATTGTATTTCTTATAATCTTCATTGTATTTCCCCCTAAGATATAAATTTTGTATATGTATAATTATAGTTAAATATGAAAAAATTCAAATAACTAAATCTGACTTTCTTTATACAAAACCTACTTTTTTTATATTTTCAGTTGAAAAATATGAATGGGATATTATAATTAAGAAAGGTAAAGTGTTGAAATG
Proteins encoded in this window:
- a CDS encoding glycoside hydrolase family 66 protein — its product is MENMNDARIEIIDIFPDKAVYKPNEKVKINIHINNRDKDKKPYYINYKISHLNKIICNRKEIHVLNEGINKVKLEYMPPNVKNRGYGVHVSIQGSYRETSFDVLEHWKVRPRYGFLSDFYKEDEKDEKDVLQMLKYHINVVQFYDWMYRHEDLIPKKPYFMDLLDRKLSREAIIDKINSCHTYNMAAIGYGCIYASSKDFYEKHKEWGLYTNDDKPQNLGEWFYIMNIDESSPWTKHIINQYELAIHELDFDGIHLDTYGFPKTAYSILDNDKKLVRLNEQFLPFINKTYNKLSSIKPDIGLIFNAVGNWAIEAVAPSKQAACYIEVWDPQSKYRHLFELIHRAKELSGKQVILAAYMKCFDKKYDYSPESCLNSLLLTTAVITASGGFQLVLGEENGVLCDPYYVNYGKLTDGQGEKVRSYYDFIVRYGDILYDMDAVDISMTHANGINTEYLFSGSDFSSYPTEHSIWTQIREVNEYKVIHLINMVGIDNDVWNEEKNNKPKEIEGIQIKALIDEQVMGVYYASPDNESISSVEVEYTTESLERGNYICFEVPKLEFWGMVYIKVK
- a CDS encoding carbohydrate ABC transporter permease, yielding MKNIRKILKWALLILGAVIFMLPFIIMIGNSFETFTFSLPNPPRLLPKEFTFDNFKEIVNVYHIFDYFGNSAFITFVTTIIVIFISALSAYAFAKIPFRGKELLFKLYLFTLMIPGVLNIIPQFMLINQLGMIGTRRGLILLYIGTGICGNTFFLRGFFEAIPNELIESVVVDGGSHFTIFKKIVMPLARPAIGTLAILVLLGTWDDFLTAKIILGAKENLLTLPIVIHRINGQHATKYGLVFAASIITLIPVMIVYTINQKFFVVGGIGEGAIKE
- a CDS encoding branched-chain amino acid aminotransferase, which codes for MLNIKYELTKDLKEKPDFNNLGFGTKFTDHMFIMDYNDGQGWHDPRIVPYQPICLDPSAMVFHYGQEMFEGMKAYKTEDGRVLLFRPDKNIHRTNVTNDRLCIPQIDEDDMFQAINDLIKVEKDWIPTPKGTSLYIRPFIIATDPFLGVRASNSYKFMVILCPVGAYYKEGINPVKIWVETEYVRAVKGGIGFAKTGGNYAASIKAQMKAKERGYSQVLWLDGVERKYVEEVGTMNVFFKINGEVITPSLEGSILAGVTRDSVIELLKTWNIPVSERKLSVEEIYDAAEKGTLEEAFGTGTAAVISPIGELNYDGRVISINDGNIGEVSQRIYDTITGIQTGHVEDPNGWAVEVK
- a CDS encoding DNA polymerase IV, translating into MRTIFHIDMNSFFASCEQALNPKLKEKPLIVGGDPKKRRGIVLAASYDAKAYGVKTTMPIWQAVKLCPEAVIIRPTHNLYSNISKKIMNIFDEYTPLKQQLSIDEAFLDMTGTENLFGSTLEAASIIQNRLLDELDIPCSVGISSNKLLAKMASDYKKPLGITEIYPKDIENKLWHLPVGELYGVGKKTTIALNKINVKTIGDLAKCPVDTLATIIGNKYANEIHDSANGIGESIIDPNVRNETKSISNEITFSSDIDDLDKLKKEALLLADSVSWRLRKHMLKGKTISIKIKYSNFKTITRSITINNPTDVTDIIYNKTCNLLDNLELGQSVRLLGVGIGNFDNSEYQQLSLFEKEENVPHKKEQVDRLVDELRERFGYDSVKRASLIDNSYNPKQK
- a CDS encoding extracellular solute-binding protein — protein: MKIIRNTMIIVLALTLMFTGCTKSDDAKDSVNDIDGQTKEEDFNQEEASGEKVKLTFWHNYGADKETPFFQDTIIPMFNEKYPNIEIEVVAQGNDQYAEQIVISAGTNTTPDIARLDLTDVSGLAKMGALAPLDDMEGFDELKSNLFDGPMATNYYNGKYYGLPLDSSCKAAIFNMNKLKELGFDDVPKTMEEFIDASLEKGEYTMNVSSAGDWDFLPYFWSFGGVITNEDFTKATGYLDSEQSINAVNKLKGLHDKGMFTIKEIDGSTDAWDGIKSGEYAMFLEGPWFFAFTEDWEDSGLKPALIPTYDNQSSSIVGGESIGIFNSCEHKKEAFQFVQFLLSEEVQVLMGKEMGQMPVLKSAAKNEELTSDEVWSVYLEQLNNANTRIPSPEKATIEEHLKDAFDSILTEAVTTEEGLTNAAELIDGVLSNN
- a CDS encoding cache domain-containing sensor histidine kinase — translated: MRFFHIKSLKSNIMIYFSVIFIIVLCIIGLVGYRFFSQVLTNEILSYTEKIIAQTSSSIDLYFGQIKNLTQITAGNEEIINAIKEDELSIGSSFLYNNRKISDVLQETKKFNRKIKDLIIIKKDGTCYNYSNSCVRKDYNFYEQDWFPKYEEKYAKVCFTGIHSQDYYVLDNNLGNVVSTVIPIMDYTDPNREFYAMLLCNLNISDIADITQDAQLGKTGFFLILDNNNELVYNPTSYQFDNDFKKNIITNLSQQSGQFVSKHDKENVLVVYKTSTITGWKIISIIPMKEILSHLDNIKIFTFFLIIICVFIVIIVSIFISRSITKPISGLMKKMENIGQGNFDIKLYDNSTIEMEMLSSNIDVMIESINKLNEDIYSYKMKSKEAEVKMLQSQINPHFLYNTLQSVKALALLNKTKDISKMVTLIGNMLRYSIYDLDKLVPINSEIKHVSDYIRIQNYRYSDKFDYRIDSEIELSNLQTLKLILQPIVENSIIHGLQENIKGIIAINVFAKDNDIYFEINDNGKGMTLEELEKIKMHINDKNQKDQSKSIGLKNVNERIKLKYGDRYGLSIASKSDIGTSVTIIIPKINS
- a CDS encoding carbohydrate ABC transporter permease; its protein translation is MRTSKVRKKTHNESNKIYNKSWQAIIFILPGLILAVAFIFYPMLKNIQISFSDYDIISGKLTFTGLDNFKALFTESQQRFFTAYRNNILYAVVVTPITLFLGLIIAVAINSIKKFSTTFKVIYYLPVITSWIIAGLVFKYLFNPGIQGPINYLLVNVLHITSTPINWLKTEWGGNISIWILGIWKNIGYAMLLYLAAIQGINKSYYEVAAIEGATGFQKLKNVTIPLIKPTTFFLTIQLLIGSFNVFLQVLVLTGGDPRGKTSVLQYLLYTRTFKLYKFGEGAAIGLITAISILIVTLILNKKMKVDY